One window of the Shewanella khirikhana genome contains the following:
- the hemH gene encoding ferrochelatase produces MFGVLLVNLGTPDAPDAASVRRFLKQFLSDPRVVDLSPWIWKPILNGIILNTRPAKVAKLYQSIWWDEGSPLMVISERQRDKLAAELKAVCGFEVPVALGMSYGTPSLQSGLDALSAQGVDKVVVLPLYPQYSCSTVASVFDGVAGVLKSWRRLPDWRMVREYYRHPLYIRALAESVTRLWDAQGKPGRLLMSFHGVPLRYVTEGDPYQAQCLETARLVAKELGLGNDEWQVCFQSRFGKEEWLTPYTDELLESLPAQGVKRVDIMCPAFAADCLETLEEIAEGGQESFIHAGGEQYRVIPCLNDDDAHIRLLAELVREQSLGWQLS; encoded by the coding sequence ATGTTTGGTGTCCTTCTGGTCAATTTGGGCACGCCCGATGCCCCCGATGCCGCTTCTGTGCGCCGCTTTCTGAAACAGTTTTTAAGTGATCCCCGTGTGGTGGATCTGTCTCCCTGGATTTGGAAGCCCATTCTCAATGGCATCATCCTCAATACCCGTCCGGCTAAGGTGGCCAAGCTGTATCAGAGCATTTGGTGGGATGAAGGCTCGCCGCTGATGGTGATCAGTGAGCGCCAGCGCGACAAACTCGCAGCTGAGCTCAAGGCGGTTTGTGGTTTCGAGGTGCCTGTTGCCCTCGGGATGAGCTACGGCACGCCGTCTTTGCAATCCGGGCTCGATGCCTTGAGTGCCCAGGGCGTTGATAAGGTCGTGGTGCTGCCGCTTTATCCGCAGTATTCCTGCTCCACCGTCGCCAGTGTGTTTGATGGTGTTGCCGGTGTGCTCAAAAGCTGGCGTCGTCTGCCGGATTGGCGCATGGTGCGTGAGTATTATCGCCATCCGCTCTATATCCGTGCTCTGGCGGAGTCGGTGACCCGTCTGTGGGATGCACAAGGCAAGCCTGGCCGTTTGCTGATGTCGTTCCACGGTGTGCCGCTTCGTTATGTTACCGAAGGCGACCCGTATCAGGCTCAGTGCCTCGAAACTGCGCGCCTTGTGGCTAAGGAGCTTGGACTTGGCAATGATGAGTGGCAGGTGTGTTTCCAGTCACGCTTCGGCAAAGAAGAGTGGCTTACGCCTTACACTGACGAGCTGCTGGAAAGCCTGCCTGCTCAGGGCGTGAAACGGGTGGATATTATGTGTCCGGCCTTTGCGGCGGATTGCCTTGAAACCCTCGAAGAAATTGCCGAAGGTGGCCAGGAGTCCTTTATTCACGCCGGTGGCGAGCAGTACCGGGTGATCCCGTGTCTGAATGACGATGATGCCCATATTCGCTTACTTGCCGAGCTTGTGCGCGAACAAAGCCTGGGCTGGCAGTTAAGTTAA